A portion of the Methylobacterium currus genome contains these proteins:
- the repC gene encoding plasmid replication protein RepC: MLHITTPFGRRSLTAAQVKAQATADGCPRETTVEKWAVLRDITEARAQLGLSASSLAVLDALATFLPETALQIGEAPSLVVFPSNRALVIRTRGMGEATIRRHLAALVEAGIVIRRDSPNGKRYCRRGPAGVIAQAYGFDLSPLVARAAEFAGLAEAVRSDALALRIARERVTLLRRDCMKLIEALDEAEGAPGASEPLRARYRATMTALPRAPSCSDLTAAGGALADLAADVCKLLLEHQESKESSGNATQNERHKQNSKPEPPDSEQASEEEKKEGSALGPQIAVPVVTDGSGQGSPPGHWSIRATYPLGLVLSACPDIRDYARGGIGSWRELVDAAGLVRSMLGISPNAWDEAREVMGEDAAAVTIAAILQRAEHIKAPGGYLRALVDRKRRGEFSLGPVLQALLRGKLGVPVSSNLRPTH, encoded by the coding sequence ATGCTCCACATCACGACGCCCTTCGGGCGGCGATCGCTGACGGCTGCGCAGGTGAAGGCGCAGGCGACCGCGGACGGCTGCCCTCGCGAGACAACGGTCGAGAAATGGGCTGTTCTCCGCGACATCACCGAGGCACGAGCTCAGCTCGGCCTCTCCGCGTCCAGCTTGGCCGTCCTCGACGCGCTCGCAACCTTCCTGCCCGAGACGGCATTGCAGATCGGAGAGGCGCCGAGCCTCGTCGTGTTCCCGTCCAACCGTGCTCTCGTCATCCGGACGAGGGGCATGGGAGAGGCGACCATTCGCCGGCATCTCGCCGCGCTGGTCGAGGCCGGCATCGTCATTCGCCGGGACAGCCCCAACGGGAAGCGCTACTGCCGCCGCGGCCCGGCCGGCGTGATCGCGCAGGCCTACGGCTTCGATCTCTCTCCCCTGGTCGCGCGCGCCGCCGAGTTCGCGGGTCTCGCCGAGGCCGTACGGTCCGATGCACTCGCGCTTCGCATCGCCCGCGAGCGCGTCACGCTGCTGCGGCGAGACTGCATGAAGCTCATCGAGGCCCTCGACGAGGCCGAGGGTGCACCAGGGGCGTCGGAGCCGCTGAGGGCCCGCTACAGGGCGACGATGACCGCGTTACCCCGGGCACCGTCTTGCTCCGATCTGACGGCGGCCGGCGGAGCGCTCGCCGATCTGGCAGCGGATGTGTGTAAGTTGCTGCTTGAGCATCAGGAATCGAAGGAATCGAGCGGCAATGCCACTCAAAACGAGCGGCACAAACAGAATTCAAAGCCAGAACCTCCTGATTCTGAACAAGCCTCCGAAGAGGAGAAGAAGGAGGGCTCGGCTCTCGGCCCGCAGATTGCGGTGCCAGTTGTGACCGACGGATCAGGGCAGGGGAGCCCACCAGGGCATTGGTCGATTCGCGCCACTTACCCCCTCGGCCTTGTCCTCAGTGCCTGCCCGGACATCCGGGATTACGCGCGGGGTGGAATCGGCTCGTGGCGGGAACTGGTCGACGCTGCGGGGTTGGTTCGATCCATGCTCGGGATCAGCCCGAATGCCTGGGACGAGGCGCGCGAAGTCATGGGCGAAGATGCGGCTGCGGTGACGATCGCAGCGATCCTGCAACGAGCGGAGCACATCAAAGCGCCGGGCGGCTACTTGCGTGCGCTGGTGGATCGAAAGAGGCGAGGGGAGTTCAGCCTGGGACCTGTCCTGCAAGCGCTGCTCCGCGGCAAACTCGGAGTGCCCGTCAGCAGCAACTTGCGTCCGACTCATTAG
- the repA gene encoding plasmid partitioning protein RepA, with translation MNQHVLVDGTEAHSNEIAASHARLLGDKLQDLAVGFYPPTAQKTLRRFSAGETARLLGITEVRLRQLPFDRLTPDLEIGPAGRRYFTLAEIHAVRRHLHEIDRVGRGYLPHRNGEKGEHLQVIALTNFKGGSAKTTHTAGLAHYLALHGYRVLAIDADPQASLSTLLGVRADDSGPTIYDAVRYGEGQRPMREVIRQTYFTGLDLASANLELEEFEFYAPLMSSPERRKLGGPPFFARLPVAIESIAADYDVVVIDCPPRLGYFAISALCAATATLITVHPQMIDLASMRQFLTMMSDLMETVQEEGAPPPTQDWFRYLITRYDPQSVPQTSVVGMLQDLFGSYVLPKAMLQTPAVSTSGLVGQTIYETSLGKDRSDEVSRATYRRALDAFDDVNREIEALIRGAWGRA, from the coding sequence ATGAACCAGCACGTGCTCGTGGATGGCACCGAAGCGCACTCCAACGAGATCGCAGCGAGCCACGCCCGGCTGCTCGGCGATAAGCTGCAGGATCTCGCGGTCGGCTTCTATCCTCCCACCGCGCAGAAGACCCTGCGGCGGTTCTCGGCCGGCGAGACGGCGCGACTCCTCGGCATCACAGAGGTGCGCCTTCGTCAACTGCCCTTCGACCGGCTCACGCCAGATCTGGAGATCGGGCCGGCGGGACGTCGCTATTTCACCCTCGCCGAGATCCATGCCGTCCGCCGACACCTTCACGAGATCGATCGCGTCGGGCGAGGGTACCTCCCCCATCGCAACGGCGAGAAGGGCGAGCACCTCCAGGTCATCGCGCTGACGAACTTCAAGGGCGGCTCGGCCAAGACCACGCACACCGCCGGATTGGCGCACTACCTCGCCCTCCACGGTTACCGCGTGCTGGCGATCGACGCCGACCCGCAGGCCAGCCTGTCCACCCTGCTCGGCGTGCGCGCGGACGACAGTGGACCGACGATCTACGACGCTGTCCGCTACGGCGAAGGTCAGCGCCCGATGCGGGAGGTGATCCGCCAGACATATTTCACCGGGCTCGACCTCGCCTCGGCGAATCTCGAACTCGAGGAGTTCGAGTTCTACGCACCCCTCATGTCGAGCCCCGAGCGGCGCAAGTTGGGCGGTCCTCCGTTTTTCGCCCGCCTCCCCGTCGCGATCGAGAGCATCGCTGCGGACTACGATGTGGTGGTGATCGATTGCCCGCCCCGGCTCGGCTACTTCGCGATCTCGGCCCTGTGCGCGGCCACCGCGACCCTGATCACCGTTCATCCCCAGATGATCGACCTCGCATCCATGCGTCAGTTCCTGACGATGATGAGCGATCTGATGGAGACGGTTCAGGAGGAGGGCGCTCCGCCACCGACCCAGGATTGGTTCCGCTACCTCATCACGCGCTACGATCCCCAGAGCGTGCCGCAGACCTCGGTGGTCGGAATGCTCCAGGATCTGTTCGGAAGCTACGTGCTGCCGAAGGCGATGCTCCAGACCCCGGCCGTTTCGACGTCGGGTCTCGTCGGTCAGACGATCTACGAGACGTCACTGGGCAAGGATCGCAGCGACGAGGTGAGCCGCGCGACCTATCGGCGGGCGCTGGATGCCTTCGACGACGTCAACCGTGAGATCGAAGCGCTCATCCGCGGCGCGTGGGGGCGGGCATGA
- the repB gene encoding plasmid partitioning protein RepB: protein MSKSIRHLMARPTPEPVSTTTLSTESTTSPPLSGGNNPSPRRTGAARSFGAAWQAQEQARAAADAERDGSVIELDPEICDPSAIADRVPDTTDTAFDAFVEQIREEGQRSPALVRPKPGEPGRYEIAYGRRRHRAARILGRPLRAIVRPLSDTELVIAQGSENLARADLSYIERAHFARNMVQAGVTREVVAKAMGMQAPHLSSLLTVADAIPASVLAIIGPAPKIGRPNWLTLADRIKAATPEQIDTALAASGLFGKTSNERFGVVLAALTPAPKATRKPKAETLKDSKGLKFARVERSTSGVRVTTDEASEPGFGDYLARRLPEILAAYRASKA from the coding sequence ATGAGCAAGAGCATCCGCCATCTGATGGCCCGGCCCACGCCGGAGCCGGTCTCGACCACGACATTATCAACGGAATCAACGACTTCGCCCCCCTTATCAGGTGGTAACAACCCCTCTCCTCGCCGCACGGGCGCAGCTCGCTCGTTCGGTGCTGCGTGGCAGGCGCAGGAGCAGGCGCGCGCGGCCGCCGATGCCGAGCGCGACGGCAGCGTGATCGAACTCGATCCGGAGATCTGCGATCCCTCCGCGATCGCGGATCGGGTGCCCGATACGACCGACACGGCGTTCGACGCCTTCGTGGAGCAGATCCGCGAGGAGGGCCAGCGCAGCCCTGCGCTGGTTCGGCCCAAGCCCGGTGAGCCCGGTCGCTACGAGATCGCCTACGGCCGCCGCCGGCATCGCGCGGCGCGGATCCTCGGTCGCCCGTTGCGCGCCATCGTGCGCCCCTTGAGCGACACCGAGCTTGTCATCGCGCAGGGATCGGAGAACCTCGCTCGAGCCGACCTGAGCTACATCGAGCGGGCGCACTTCGCTCGGAACATGGTGCAAGCCGGTGTCACTCGCGAGGTCGTCGCCAAGGCGATGGGCATGCAGGCTCCCCATCTGTCGAGCCTGCTGACCGTCGCCGACGCGATCCCCGCATCCGTGCTCGCCATCATCGGTCCGGCGCCCAAGATCGGTCGGCCGAACTGGCTCACCCTCGCCGACCGGATCAAGGCCGCGACACCCGAGCAGATCGACACGGCCCTCGCCGCCTCGGGTCTCTTCGGCAAGACGTCGAATGAGCGTTTCGGCGTGGTGCTGGCTGCCCTCACCCCGGCGCCGAAGGCGACCAGGAAGCCGAAGGCCGAGACGCTGAAGGATTCCAAGGGCCTGAAATTCGCCCGCGTCGAGCGCAGCACGTCCGGCGTGCGCGTGACGACCGATGAGGCGAGTGAGCCGGGCTTCGGCGACTACCTCGCCCGCCGGCTTCCCGAGATCCTTGCCGCCTACCGGGCGAGCAAGGCCTGA
- a CDS encoding Tn3 family transposase produces the protein MPAKTILSPAQRAAIFDPPADHATIERLYTLGPADLVQVARRRRGPNRIGHAVQLCYLRHPGRALVAGEAVPDAMLELLAGQIGCDATDFASYAARPTTLREHRAEIEAWLGLRAFERADVRSMLAVGSEIAASTDRGETIVAGMVDRLRLGRIVLPAASTLERLALIVRTRARKAAHAGLIRDCPAEQQAALDRLIASDDDGRTRLGWIREWPEAPSAANLKGIVERLDAVRAIGIAADGARRIHAARYAVIARTAGLVTAQHLRRLERPRRLAMLVASMIEMEAALTDAALVMVEKMVGALFRRADRTRSDRLLGQARMLKDTARLHARLGRLLVEARASGRDPFRAIDDRVGWDQLERSIRFAEDLTRSVDDGLEDVVERYPAVRRFAPTFLAAFTFRTARSGDPLLGAIEALRTMYRDGRSVLPKRVPTSFIRPRWRKVVQPVEGTIDRRAYEIAVIVHLRERLASGSIWVDGSRAYRTLDDYLLPVPAFETMRADGNLRLAVSPGFAQWHEERRTLLARRMTEVERAAAAGGLVDVTIERGQLLISPIRRSPADEAEALKSQLYAMLPRVRITDLLVEVAAWSGFADRFVHARSGVPASDPAALMGAILADATNLGLGRMAESSRGLTLPRLRWTAEWHVRDETYLSALAAIVDCHTVHPLAAVWGPGDTSSSDGQFFRAGGQGEARADRNARYGTEPGVLFYTHVTDRFTPFHTKVIAANAGEAAHVLDGLLDHESDLVIREHATDTAGAVDHVFGLCHLLGFRFAPRIRDINERRLYGLSPLDPWPTLRPLVAGPVNVRAIEADWDETLRLAASIRAGTVSASVMLRKLAGYPRQNPVARALREVGRVERTLFMLDWFDDPGQRRRTGSILNKGEARNALARAIFFNRLGELRDRTFENQRHRASGLTLVTAAVTLWNTVYLDRAVRHLRGSGVAVPDERLAHVAPLGWEHVGLTGDYLWAEIDKPRERLRPLRLHQQGRDA, from the coding sequence ATGCCGGCCAAGACTATCTTGTCACCGGCGCAGCGCGCCGCGATCTTCGACCCGCCTGCCGATCACGCGACGATCGAACGACTCTACACCCTCGGTCCCGCCGACCTCGTGCAGGTGGCACGGCGTCGGCGAGGTCCGAACCGGATCGGCCATGCGGTGCAGCTCTGCTACCTCCGTCATCCCGGACGCGCACTGGTGGCGGGTGAGGCGGTGCCCGACGCGATGCTGGAGTTGCTCGCCGGTCAGATCGGATGCGATGCCACCGACTTCGCCAGCTATGCCGCCCGCCCGACGACGCTGCGCGAGCATCGCGCCGAGATCGAAGCCTGGCTCGGCCTGCGCGCCTTCGAGCGGGCGGACGTGCGATCGATGCTGGCGGTGGGGTCGGAGATCGCCGCCTCGACCGACCGGGGCGAGACGATCGTCGCCGGCATGGTCGATCGGCTGCGGCTGGGCCGGATCGTGCTGCCGGCCGCATCGACGCTGGAACGGCTGGCGCTCATCGTACGGACCCGGGCGCGCAAGGCCGCCCATGCCGGGCTGATCCGAGACTGCCCGGCCGAGCAGCAAGCGGCGCTCGATCGCCTGATCGCCTCGGACGACGACGGCCGCACCCGGCTCGGCTGGATACGGGAGTGGCCGGAGGCGCCGTCGGCTGCCAACCTGAAGGGGATCGTCGAACGGCTCGACGCGGTGCGCGCCATCGGGATCGCGGCGGACGGGGCACGCCGCATCCATGCCGCCCGCTACGCCGTCATCGCGCGCACCGCCGGCCTCGTCACCGCCCAGCACCTGCGCCGCCTCGAACGTCCTCGTCGGCTCGCCATGCTCGTCGCCTCCATGATCGAGATGGAGGCGGCGCTGACCGACGCCGCCCTGGTCATGGTCGAGAAGATGGTGGGCGCGCTGTTCCGCCGTGCCGACCGCACCCGCTCCGACCGGCTGCTCGGGCAAGCGCGGATGCTGAAGGACACGGCCCGCCTCCATGCCCGGCTCGGCCGCCTGCTGGTCGAGGCCCGCGCGAGCGGGCGCGACCCCTTCCGCGCGATCGACGACCGAGTGGGGTGGGATCAGCTGGAACGCAGCATCCGCTTTGCCGAGGATCTGACGCGCTCGGTCGATGACGGCCTGGAGGATGTGGTCGAACGCTATCCCGCCGTGCGGCGGTTCGCCCCGACCTTCCTCGCCGCCTTCACCTTCCGCACGGCGCGGTCGGGCGATCCGCTTCTCGGTGCGATCGAGGCGCTGCGGACGATGTACCGCGACGGTCGATCGGTCCTGCCGAAGCGGGTGCCGACCAGCTTCATCAGGCCGCGCTGGCGCAAGGTCGTGCAGCCGGTCGAAGGGACGATCGACCGGCGCGCCTACGAGATCGCGGTGATCGTCCACCTGCGCGAGCGGCTGGCCTCGGGCAGCATCTGGGTGGACGGCAGCCGCGCCTATCGCACGCTCGACGATTATCTGCTGCCCGTGCCCGCGTTCGAGACGATGCGCGCCGATGGCAACCTGCGCCTCGCCGTGTCGCCTGGGTTTGCCCAATGGCATGAGGAGCGCCGCACGCTCCTGGCCCGGCGTATGACCGAGGTGGAGCGCGCCGCCGCGGCCGGTGGGCTGGTCGACGTGACGATCGAGCGCGGGCAGCTACTGATCTCACCCATCCGGCGCTCCCCGGCCGACGAGGCCGAGGCGTTGAAGAGCCAGCTCTACGCGATGCTGCCGCGTGTCCGCATCACCGACCTGCTGGTGGAGGTCGCCGCCTGGTCGGGGTTCGCCGACCGCTTCGTCCATGCCCGCAGCGGCGTACCCGCTTCCGACCCGGCCGCGCTGATGGGCGCGATCCTCGCCGACGCGACCAACCTGGGCCTCGGGCGCATGGCGGAAAGCTCGCGCGGGCTGACGCTGCCGCGCCTGCGCTGGACAGCGGAATGGCATGTGCGCGACGAGACCTACCTGTCGGCGCTGGCGGCGATCGTCGATTGCCACACCGTGCATCCGCTCGCCGCGGTCTGGGGCCCGGGCGACACGTCGTCGTCGGACGGGCAGTTCTTCCGCGCCGGCGGTCAGGGCGAGGCGCGCGCCGATCGCAACGCCCGCTACGGCACCGAACCCGGTGTGCTGTTCTACACGCACGTCACCGACCGCTTCACGCCGTTCCACACCAAGGTCATCGCCGCCAATGCCGGCGAGGCCGCCCATGTCCTCGACGGCCTGCTCGATCATGAGAGCGACCTGGTCATCCGCGAGCATGCGACCGACACCGCGGGCGCGGTCGATCATGTCTTCGGCCTGTGCCACCTGCTCGGCTTCCGCTTCGCGCCGCGCATCCGCGATATCAACGAACGCCGGCTGTACGGCCTGTCGCCGCTCGACCCGTGGCCGACGCTGCGCCCGCTCGTCGCCGGGCCGGTCAACGTCCGCGCCATCGAGGCGGACTGGGACGAGACGCTCCGGCTCGCCGCCTCGATCCGGGCCGGCACCGTCAGCGCCTCGGTCATGCTGCGCAAGCTCGCGGGCTATCCGCGCCAGAACCCCGTGGCGCGTGCGCTGCGCGAGGTCGGGCGGGTCGAGCGCACCCTGTTCATGCTCGACTGGTTCGACGATCCCGGCCAGCGGCGCCGGACCGGCAGCATCCTCAACAAGGGCGAGGCCCGCAACGCGCTCGCCCGCGCCATCTTCTTCAACCGCCTCGGCGAGCTGCGCGACCGCACCTTCGAGAACCAGCGCCATCGTGCCTCCGGCCTGACCCTCGTGACCGCGGCCGTCACGCTGTGGAACACCGTCTATCTCGATCGCGCCGTCCGCCATCTGCGCGGCAGCGGCGTCGCGGTGCCCGACGAACGGCTCGCCCACGTCGCCCCGCTGGGCTGGGAGCATGTCGGCCTCACCGGCGACTACCTCTGGGCCGAAATCGACAAGCCCCGCGAACGGCTCAGGCCGCTCCGCCTCCACCAGCAAGGCCGCGACGCTTAG